Part of the Capsicum annuum cultivar UCD-10X-F1 chromosome 12, UCD10Xv1.1, whole genome shotgun sequence genome is shown below.
AATGTATTTCCCGATAAAGGCTTGGTGAAGATATCAGCCAGTTGCTCCTTGGTTTTGCAATAGAGGAAAATCACATCACTAGTCTTTTGCACCTCCCTTAAGAAGAAAAACTTGATGTTGAAGTATTTTGTTTTGGCATGAAATACAAGATTGTGAGGAATTGGAATCGCAGATTGGTTGTCCACAATTACTTCAATTCCTTTTGTTTGATTCATATGCAAATCAACAAATACTTTTCTTAACCACAGAGCTTGATTCACTGCTGTTGTTGCAGCCACAAATTTTACTTTTGTAGTGGATTGAGCCACAATATCATTCTTCTTTGAGCACCAAAAAAATATTCCGGAGCTAAGACTAAAGTAATATCAAGATGTGCTCTTCATGTCATCCACTGATACAGCCCAATCACTACAGAATACCCAAGTAGTTTCAGATTTGGATTTTTCTGAAACTTGACACCATAATTAATGGTTCGTTTGATGTATCTGATTACTCTTTTTGCAGGTTTTAGATGCAGCTCACTAGCCCAATGCATGAACCTTGATAAAATACTTACAACATACAAAATATCGGGTCTTATAGCTGTGAGATACATCAAACAACCGACTAAGCCTCTGAAGTACATTTTCTTCACTCTCTCTACTCCATCATTCTTGCTTAGTTTCTCTTTCTGGTTCATAAGAGTACTCATCTCCTTGCAATCTTCTATGTTGAACTTCTTCAGAATTTCTTTAGCATATTTCTTTTGACAAATGAAAACTTTATTCTATCCCTGTTTGATTTTCATTACAAGAAAATAAGACATTAAACCAAGATCAGTCATCTTGAAGGCTTGCATCATTTCTTGCTTGAAATCCTCAATATTCTTTGTATTTCTCCCTGTAACTAGTACATTATCAACATATATAGACACAACAAGAATATCAATGCCATTATGTTTAACATAAAGTGTAGATTCTGATAGACTCTTTTCAAAGCCTAACCCAAGCAAATGATTATCTATTCGACCATACCAGGCCTTTGGTTCCTGTTTAAGTCCATAAAGTGCCTTTCTTAGCCTGTAAACTTTCCTTCCTTAGCTTGtaaactttttcctctttttctttcatcATAAAGCCTTCGAGTTGCTCAACATAAATTTCTTCCTGGAGAAAACCATTAAGAAATGCTGATTTGATATCCATATGATACACTTTCCAGCCCAATTATGCAGCAAGAGCAAGAAGTAACCTGATCGTGTCAAGCCTAGCCACTGGTGCGAATGTATCAAAGTAATCCACACTAAAAATTTGAGCATATCCCTTAACGACAAGCCTTGATTTATTCTTGTTGATTGAACCATCAGCATTTAACTCTGTTCTGAAGACCCATTTTAACCCAATTACTTTTTTGTCTTTAGGTTGATCAACAAGCTCCCAAGTAATGTTCTTCTCAATCATAAAAAACTCCTCCTTCATTGCAGCCACCCAATTTTCTTCATTCTTGGCTTCAATGTACCCAGGTTCACATACTGCCACATTATATCTCTGATATATATCAATGAGTAGTGGAGTACCTTTAACCTGTGAATGATCCACCACTTCACTTTGCGATGAGAGTGATATTTTCTTTTCAGGAACTTTGGCAAGAAACTTTTCTGTTGAGTCCAAAGAATTTAGGATAGATTTGTTTGAGTCTTCCTAACACCATTCTTCATTCTTCATAAAATACACATCTCTACTGaagattatatttttagtttgCGGTTGGAAGACTTTATAAGCCTTTGAAACTGCACTATATCCAATAAAAATGTCTTGAACAGATTTCTTATCTAGCTTGTCTAATTTAACTTGAGGAACAAATGAAAAACAAATACAACCAAACACTTTAAGGAAGTTTAATGATGGTCTAAACCCATACCAAGCTTCAAAAGGAGTTCGACCTCTCACTGCCTTTGTGGGAAGCCTTATTTAGAGAAAAACTGATGTATTTGCTGCTTCTGTCCAAAATTTCTTTGGCAAGTTCTTCTCGTGCAACATACATATAGTCATCTCCATTatgtatctatttcttctttcacTTACTCCATTTTGTTTAAGAGTATACGGAGTAGTAAGCTGATGATGAATTCCTACTTCCTcacataaaatattgaattgtTAAGAAGTGTATTCCTTTCTATTATCTGTTCGTATGGACTGAATTTTACAAGCAGcttcattttttactttttctttgaatCGGACTTATGCTTGAGAAAGTAAATCCAACATATGCGAGTTAGATCATCAACAAAAATGATATAGTAAAGACTACCTCTTAGTGAGGGAGTCCTTTGAGGTCCTGCTATATCGATATGAATTAGTTACAATTTCTTTGATACTCTCCAAGTTGTTTTTGAAAATGGAAGTCTGCTTTGTTTCCCATATTGAAACGCAAGGCAATTTGAAGAATTCACTTTTAAGATAGGTAGGTCGTCGACTATTTCTGCCTTTTGCATTTTGAGAGACCTTTCTTAGTGATAATGCCCTAGTCTCTTGTGCCATACTTTTGTAACATTTTCTTTGGCTGAAAAAATTATATGCGCCTCCTTAAATGGATCTAATGAGAAACTTTTACCTCTCATTATTACTTTAAATATTTCTTAATCTGATGcatcattgatcaagaaatgtttatcttcaaaatttaatttgaagaCATTTTTCATCAATAGACCAACACTAAGCAAGTTCTGATCTATTTCAGGTACATAAAGCACTTCAGAAATTGTTTTTGTACCTGAGTGACTTGGAATAGCAACCGTTCCTTTTCCTTGTATAGTAATATATTCACCATTACCTATTCTGACTTTAGTAGTAGTTGTAGGTTTCAATTCCTTGAAGAGATCCTTGTCGTTTGTCATGTGATTAGTACATCCACTATCAATCAAGCAACACTCACTTGATGATTTACTTGAAAAACATGCAGCAACAAAGAGTTGATCTTTCCCCTCTCCATCCATGATTTGAGCATCTGCTTCTTGTTGTTGATTATTGTTCTTACAAACGACCACTTTATGCCCAAGTTGATCGCATTTACTACACTTAGCGTCAGTCTTTCTCTAACACTTGTATGGTGGATGGCCTTTCTTGTTACAATGCTTACATGGAGGAAaacttttccttttgtttccaGCTTTTCCTGTTACAGTACCTACTGGAGCACTTTCatcattcttcttgttcttgttctttttatttttacctcCATGTTGAGGCTTGGCAAACAATGCTCCCTCGGTATTTCCTTCACCTTTCATGAACTTTCATTGTTCTTGAGCCTGCAAAGCATTCAAAAACTCCGCCAAAGTGATCTTGGACATATCCTTGGTGTTTTCCAAGGTAGTTATGGTTGCTTTAAATCTTTTCGGCACAGTTAccagaattttttcaacaatacgAGAATCATTAAACATGGAACCAAGCAATCTTACTCTATTTTCTATGTTCAGGAACCTTTCAGAGTAATCTTTTATGGTTTCGGTTTCTTTCATCTTCTGTATTTCGAAATATcttataaggttcaaaacttgcATACCTCTGATCCTCTCATCCCCTTCATATTCTGACTTGAGATAATCACATATGTCTTTGGCTGACTTTAGAGACATAATTTAAGTGACAATTAAAGAAGATACTGCTGAAAATAGATAGGACTTTGCCTTTGATTTTCTGGTTTTCTTGTCTTTATGGTTCTTGATATGGGCCATAGTTGGATTTTCAGGCAATGGAGTAATTTCATAATCCTCTTCAACTACCTCCCACATATCCATGGCATCTAGATAAGTTTTCATCCTTACAGCCCAAATCTGATAGTTATCACCATTAAAAACAGGTGGTGCCATACTTGATAAACTTGATTCTGCTTCCATGCTTCATAAACTTGCCTTATTTCAGTTATTACTTAGATGAAACACCCACAGATCCCTCAAGAAATAAGTGTTTTAATACCAATTGTTAGTTTCCAGAGAGTGAAGAACATAAGAAACTAATTTTACATGTTGATGAACAAGTGGAACATGAGTTTGATAAGTTTAATTGAGAGATATTGATgaaagcaaaaactacagcttTATTGcagaattaaaattatttataggtTACAATCCTAACTGAAAAAATAACCAACTCCTAAAGATAAGGATAAGGATTAGAAACTAATTTTACTACTGACTAATATTAACTTCTAACagataacataaaaattaaactGCTGCAGCTCTTATACATTTTTCTAACACACCCTTACGATCACTTACTAGCTCCTCATGTTGATCAAGCATTGTGAAACTATTAATAGTAACTATATTGAACATAGAGAGGACATTGTCAACCTTCATTTTTCCTCCCCTCCACACTTGACCTTTTGTTCCTACAAGTTCCGACCCCCCTTGATCCTTTGCATCATCAATATCAGTCACTAGATTTGGATCCTAATCTATTTAGGTGCTGTCTTAGGCTTCAGCTTCCTACAGTCTTGCTTCTCATGTCCATATTTGTGACAATGGGCACATATTTATGGTTTCTAATTGTAGGTAAACTTGTACACTATTATTCCACCCCTATCATTTTTAAACATCACCTTATTTGGTAAATTGTTCCTACCTTTTCCTCAACTAACAATCTAGCAAAGCTCAGGCCTAATTTCTTCTCATTAGACTATCTACCATCGAGTGGTTGACCCACCAACCTTCCAATTTCACTTAACCTTTTAGGGCTCTAATACTTGAAGTTGGGGCTAGTAATTTAATCCATATAGACACTATGAATAGCTTTACTTTTGAGAGTTCCATCTTAGGCGACCAAACATTGACAATAAATGGCCTATTGTTAAAGTGGTAAATGCCTCACAGTAATGCTTCTATTTTGCCTTCCTCATTATCAAATCTCATTAAAACAATTCCATTCTTCATCATTGTTATCTTATTCACCATATTACCACCGAATTCTCCGAATAAATCTATTCAACATCGAAAAGGGAGGGTGATCCCCAAGGATATAACAAACAATTAGATTTTACCAATAACCAACCTCTATTTTAATATCCTCAAATACAATGTAACCAATCAACTGATCTCCAACTTATTTTGGATCAACATATTCAAGCTGATCTTGCATTTTCAAGCTTCGAGATATTAAACTCCTTCCATATTGATTGCACCACTGGAGGTTTCCCCCTAATAACACCACCAGATTGAGCTTCAACAATGTCAACCTTATCCATCCATGAGAGCTTGGAATCAACTATATTCATGTACGCTGACCATTCTTGTACTTGATCGTTCACCAGTATAGGTTTAAATACCGTCACCGGAGTTTGTAACCTAGTCCCAACTTGATCCTCTAACCCCGCTACTATTCCATTGCTTCCTGCACCGATTCCACTGCTAGATGGATTAATTCCTCCATTACCAGTCTCCAAGCCATTCATAAGAGCATCCTTCATCAAATTTCAAGATAGGATCGTGTTGTTAGGCCTCCTATCTATGGATGACACACGTTTGCTAACGCACACTTGGAGAGAATTTTTGGAATCATACCCTTTTTAAATAGTTTTcttataattacaaaaattttaaatttattgaaaaataaaaacatacaaaatatattaatGATAAGTAAAATAAAAGGTATAGACCCTAATTTCcacatttaatttaaaatatatttttctacctaagaataaaagcttaaaatataaatgaaaaaaagaaataacacaaCATTTATGAGTCTTCTTTCTTCAAGCCAAACTAAAGAATTATTATAAAACCATAAAAAACATAACAGTATTAATTCTTCAAATATGAAATTAGAGGATGATCCTTGATAGTGGACAGGGTCTTatgaaacaaaaaaattgaacttATATAACACAATTCTCTGAGCTCTTGTTTATATCCACTCTCATAAGTCGATTactaaaataaagatagaaaaaggGCTACCTAATATTAACGGAAAAAGCAAGCCCCTTTATTTCGAATTAAAGAATTCAATATTAATCAAATCCCTCAAGTAGGATTTAAAACTATGACCAATCGATTAACAGCCGACCACTCTATCACTGAACTATTTAGGAACAATGAGAGATTCTATCTCATAGAGTTAATTATTGTTCCTGTTCGATGATTAATGTGATTTTGAAGTTTCCTTCGTAACTCCAAAAACATCTTTGTAATGGTTTCCTTACATGACTCATTTCATTTTTAAGAGTCTTCTTTAGGTGAAActaaaagatgaatataatatcaaaaaaaaaatataaaaacattactatttaaaatatgaaatgagAGGATGACCTTGGTTAGGAttttaatagataaaaaaaaaaaatttatgaacttatatagataataatgaagaaatattattcgatacctttaaattttttaaaccaATTCTTCGGAGATTATGAATGTGAAAAGAGATGAAGCTGAAAATTTCTGAGGAAAAACCACTAATGAGAGAGAAATGCAAATGGTATAAGTTGCTATAACTATGTGGTGTTGTTtaagaaaatgaattttaatcTTTATTGGTTTAGTGGGCTTTTATTAGGTAAATAAAGCAGGTGaagcttctttttatttttttcctttattactcaattttttttttaacaattgtaaattaaaaaacgTAAAATAAatgaggtaaagaaaaaaaaaatgtaattgaTAGTTATATAGACATCAAATATCATTGCGCCTTATAATGTATGTCTAGTTTtattttctctctatatataaatggaaaggaatttaaaattttgattggTTTAAAACAAGCCTAAGAACTTTGTTCATTACAAATACATCTTAAGATTAAAGaatgagtaaatacataattatcccCCGATGTTGgtcgagattttcaaaaagatacctaaactttgaattcgacctattaccccacgattcttacttaatccgttgcaaacacaccatttttcgctgaatctcaatcacaacaaagagagtgaacacaCGCACTAATCAGGTGCTGCCATGTGTCAAATacgtttaatttatttattttttttaataaaattttactttttatttaatttaacaccccaccccaccccctcttcCCCCATCCACCCCATCCAGCAACTCCTCCCTGTACCCCCTCCCCCCTGCATCCAGTTtctccattaaaatggagctttacaatctccattttaatggagctttACAATCTTcattttaatggagctttaagctccattttttttgttcaaatcaattaaaaaaatagttttatgattgaattgagttttaaggatagttaaatgattggattgagttttaaagatagttaagtGAGCTTTAATGGATGagctttaatggagttttaaagatattttttttaaaaaaaaaaaaccttcaatGGAGCTTTATGATGTTGCTCTAATTGATGTTTTTATTGTTGTAATTGATGTTTTTATTGTAGTAATTGATTTTCTTATTGAgttatggtgatgaagaagaagacaaCGGGGAATAAGACAATCGGGGTAGGGGGTGGCGGGGGGtgtatgaaataattttaaaaaatcaataaatttttgtttttaaaaaaacaagataaattatatatatgattttttacACGTGACAACTTTTAATTGGTAGAAAAAGTCAGTTTTGAGCCTTTTCACGCGTCAGTTGCACGTGTAAACACGCAGAGgttcaaaatggtgtatttacaacGATTTAAGTAAGATTCGTAAGGTAATAGGTCGAAAGTAAAGTTTAGATGTCTTTTTGCTAATTTCGGACAAGATCAGtagggtaattatgtatttactcttaaaGAATCAATAACTATATAATGATGAAAAGTCAAATCGTgatcaaaaaataaaagggaaaaacaagagactgaatatagaaatatatatttcttgattttcttgatatgCACCTCAGCCAAATTGGAGTGAATTGAACGAATGAAAAAAGTAGTGAAAATAGTACAAAAGAATGAATCATGCTATATACCACAATTATAAcctatacacacatatataagaaCATATATCAtcttattaaatataaaaataaataagaaaaatgtaTGGTGCAGtagatattaattataatatttatcttaaaagtaaagaatttttttttttgttttttttttttaaaaagagaactGACTATATACTCCCTCTGTTACATTGTAGTTgccatatataataaaaatagttgGTCCTAAATACATGTGTGCTATGTATTGCATTTTGAGATcacttagggatcgtttggtagagtgtataagattaatgcaaaatatagtgtattaataatctttgtattaataatgcttgtattagttatgcttgtattagttatgcatgtattatttcttatatattgtttggtttgatgtataagaaataatacatcttacataatttctataaaagtattttttgtttagaaaaatacccttctttgattttgtacacttttttgcaacaaaattcttttgccatctcaaatataattagtattgttgaactaatATATAGAGGTTTTGGATTAATTGCAAGACTTTCGTCTTTGTGCATGAAATATTACGTCAACgaattaacatagtcgaaacaaaaataaaatataagatgtaaaattaagaaatagtctcaatttttaaaatctttttaaagaccctcgaagcaaagaaaaaatgtgttacaattatttaaattaattattcattattgtagattaaaatggtggaaaaaaattgtgaaatattttgaaaagattcattattgcaaactaaaatggcgggaaaaggaatgatgaaatattttgagagggaaattgaggtGTATTAAGTACATTTAATAAGTGaatgcatgtattaaagactttgcattactaatatatagaaaatgggtggtattagtaatacacaccttaatacacaatagagtgtataactaatgcttgcattagttatacatagactaaaaattataccaaacaagatatttataatacacattaattaatatatgcattatttttgtcaatacactctaccaaacgaccccttactaCCTCTGTCACTTACTCCCTCCTTTGTTAGTTGACatcacttaatttattttttattttctttacttcaCTTTGAATTTGATGCCAACTTTAATGTTGAtgttttgtatttaaaataagctAACTTCGCACAGAtaccaaaagaaagtgaagtaaatcaaataaaaaaatattcaaacaaaggaaatttttttattttcttatttttaaaaaaaactttattttttcaataagttaaaattgaaaagataagaaattaatgaaatagaaataagaaaataaaagtttaaaagtGAGGAGggatataatttcaaaaaataaagaaagaaatataattaaatatatgtaagttttattattataattatgtgTATTAACTAATTGTAAAATGTCCAACTAAAAAGGTACATGTGTCcataattgataaaattttttccttatttttcatcCCATATTTCCAAGAGAGTGAACACACTCTCTATGCTACATAAGCACCGAAGAATGTATTTATTacatttcaaaaaggtttagggGATAATAGAACCCCCATAAAGTTTAGGTGTGTCATAACAACTTTGGCTATAGTTTGATGGGGTAATaatgttatattttcaataattattatcTCATAACTCATACTTATTCAAgattaagaagaaagaaagataattatctcctattaacaaaattaaaaggaccaAAAATAAAGGAATATTTATAGATGACACAAAGAGCGACACTAGGTCAGTAAAATTATTACTgcaaaatggataaaaataactacttattataaaatataaagcatgaacaataagAATACAGAGAGAAGAGGGagaaattcttaattttctcaATGATTTCTTGAAGGGTCCATTGAAATGAAGGAAAaccccctctatttataggagaaaactaaCTTTGTTCTGAAaattggggtttctaactttttcataaatagacattcactatatatgataatgcATTTATAACACCCCTCCCCCCTAATTTCTAATAATAGCTAATATGCTTTGTTAAAGCCATACTAGAAAAAATCAATAGGAAAAAAAACTTAGTGCGGGAATAAAGTACATATTTCTAATAATGTGCATATAGGCTACCTCATTAAAATTCTAAAATGAAAACCTAGTATGACAAAACCGCAAAAGGAAGAAAGAGTACAacgtgtattaactccccctaatgagaatatTTTTAAACCTTTGTATtccaatcttgtgcaccatcttcttgaaagttgaagTTGGAAGAGACATGgagaataaatcagccacattgttacgtgaacgaatctgttgcacgtcaCTATCACCATTATTTTGGAAGCTCGTGTGTAAATAAAAGCTTTGACGAAATTGcatcattctatctctttctaagaatcctcccttaagttgtgatatgcatgctgcattatcttcatataaaattgtgggtacttttTCACATTTTAAATCATacttttcttgaatgagatgtatcttGCACCTCAACCACACCCATCTCAGCTTTCTTCATGAATATCTATAATCTCAACATGGTTCGATGAGGTGGATACGATATACTACTTtgtagatctccaagatatgacagtacccccacatatgaacacatagcctatttgaaaCCGAGCTTTATGTGGTTCAATTAAGTACCCAGAATCATCATAACATATCAGAAAtacaatttttagaataaaataagtaaatattaGTAGTCCtttttagataccgtaatatgtgtttgagcCCATTCTATTGTATCCTAGTGTAATgatctgtaataccccatgtttttAAGGTTTAGACCCTTTAAAAAAGAGGTCAAGTAATTAGATTTACAATGTTTCAAGTCTCATCTTAATCCGAGATCAtggcaaaaagttatggaaaattcCCCCTAAGGGCCTGACACACTGCCATGACAACGACTTAGGTAACAATTCATTACCACATGAGATAATTCATCACAACTGAGTCATAGGTACTCCAGTGAAGGCCACATGTTATGAGGCCAGTGACTACGACTCGTAATCAGTGACAACGAGTTGTAAAGAGGGACTCGTGGTCACAATAGTATCACTCAAAGAACACAGTCCTTTGATAAGAGTCTAATATGCGACTCATAGTTAGACCTTACGAGTCCTAAGGTAGACTGGTAGACTGAATAGTGAATGACCCAAGACTCAAGCTTTAGACTAAGACTCTACCTAATGACTTATAGTTAGTCATAATGAGTCGTTAAGGAGGGATCGTAGTTAGAGTATTAAGGACCCAAGGTCCCAGGACCCTAGGTTACGCCTCAGATTATGACTCATAAATAGGTATCACAAGTCATAGGGTGAGTTGTAATGACTGGAGACCTAGATTCCAACATGATTTTTCAAGGGATTTTAAGTCTTTTCCCACTCCTTTAAAAGCCTAACCCACATCGTTTAGGCTTCCCAAAGAGTGGTATAAAAGACTTAAACCCCTCAATTCCATggttaaatataatttaactcagagaaataaaaaaaaaattattccattCTCTCTCAATAGCAAACTaggttcttcaagttcaagcttgATTTCAAGAAAATCACTCAAGGTttaattcaggtatgtgggatattcatcaatgtgCCCCTTTCACCAATTGAATCACAAAGTTTTCCTAAAAACTCTTAAGTTTAACTTTTGTTTTATGCTTAGGGTTCAATGTCACTTATGAATTTTCTTGGAATTATGGTTTGTCCTTGCAATTGAACcatgtatatatgttattttcACGAGCTtagcatctttacatactcaGAATTGTGAATTTCCTTAGTTTAATAAGATATTATATTTTGGGGTCATCAgtcatgaattttttaaaatattctaataatgttatcatatttattgtattattccttgctggtgggttatgaacacccgatccCTAGATATTCATGTATGTGTCAgatttcaagttacaagtcattcatatcatgttGTACCATTATACTCAGATTATTATCATGTTGAGCATTAatatgttttgaattatgttaAACTTTTATCAGTATCAGAATTATTTTTgttgggagtag
Proteins encoded:
- the LOC124889659 gene encoding uncharacterized protein LOC124889659, giving the protein MEAESSLSSMAPPVFNGDNYQIWAVRMKTYLDAMDMWEVVEEDYEITPLPENPTMAHIKNHKDKKTRKSKSAKDICDYLKSEYEGDERIRGMQVLNLIRYFEIQKMKETETIKDYSERFLNIENRVRLLGSMFNDSRIVEKILVTVPKRFKATITTLENTKDMSKITLAEFLNALQAQEQ